One Jeotgalibaca porci genomic region harbors:
- the pta gene encoding phosphate acetyltransferase gives MDMFESLEAKIKGKKIKIVFPEATDSRILGAVVRLKAEDLVDPILVGNVAEVESAAKERGFNIEGISVIDPANYDDFDGMVASFIDRRKGKATEEQARKTLLDENYFGTMLVYMGLADGLVSGAVHSTGDTVRPALQIIKTKPGVSRTSGAFIMLRGRGQEKYLFADCAININPNAQELAEIAVESAKTAEMFDIEPNVAMLSFSTKGSASSPEQEKVAEATRIAQELAPEYKIDGELQFDAAFVEAVAKQKAPESEVAGKATVFVFPEIQSGNIGYKIAQRFGAFEAVGPILQGLNQPISDLSRGCVEEDVFKTAIITANQTLVK, from the coding sequence ATGGACATGTTCGAAAGTTTGGAAGCAAAAATCAAAGGTAAAAAAATTAAAATCGTTTTCCCGGAAGCGACAGATTCACGTATTCTAGGTGCAGTTGTACGTTTGAAAGCAGAAGATTTGGTTGATCCAATCTTGGTAGGGAACGTTGCAGAAGTTGAAAGTGCAGCGAAAGAACGCGGATTCAACATTGAAGGGATTTCTGTTATAGATCCTGCAAACTATGATGATTTCGATGGAATGGTTGCATCTTTCATTGATCGTCGTAAAGGTAAAGCAACAGAAGAGCAAGCACGTAAAACATTGTTGGACGAAAACTATTTCGGAACAATGCTTGTATACATGGGCTTGGCAGATGGTTTAGTAAGTGGTGCTGTACACTCAACAGGTGATACAGTTCGACCAGCTCTACAAATCATCAAAACAAAACCAGGTGTAAGCCGTACTTCAGGTGCGTTCATTATGCTTCGCGGCCGTGGCCAAGAAAAATACTTGTTCGCTGACTGTGCGATTAACATCAACCCGAACGCACAAGAATTAGCTGAAATCGCTGTAGAATCTGCTAAAACGGCAGAAATGTTTGACATCGAGCCTAACGTAGCGATGTTAAGCTTCTCTACAAAAGGATCAGCTTCATCTCCAGAGCAAGAAAAAGTTGCTGAAGCAACTCGTATTGCACAAGAATTGGCACCAGAATATAAAATTGATGGTGAGTTACAATTTGATGCTGCCTTTGTTGAAGCAGTTGCTAAACAAAAAGCACCAGAATCAGAAGTTGCTGGTAAAGCAACAGTATTTGTTTTCCCAGAGATTCAATCAGGTAACATTGGTTACAAGATTGCACAACGTTTCGGAGCTTTCGAAGCTGTTGGACCAATCTTACAAGGTTTGAACCAACCAATTTCTGACCTTTCTCGTGGTTGTGTGGAAGAAGATGTCTTCAAGACAGCTATCATCACTGCAAACCAAACACTAGTAAAATAA
- a CDS encoding exodeoxyribonuclease III translates to MQLKLVSWNVNGLRAVVKKNFLDVFSEMDADFFCLQETKLQAGQIDLEFEGYESYWNYAVKKGYSGTAIFTKHKPLSVHYGLGIENHDQEGRVITLEYTDFWLLTVYTPNSQNELARIGYRMEWEDDFRAYLKKLEETKPVIVCGDLNVAHTEIDLKNPKSNRKSAGFSDEERSKFTQLLDSGYIDTFRFFHPDVTGRYSWWSYRFNARKNNAGWRIDYFLTSQNLQNNLVSAEIHDSILGSDHCPVSLVVSI, encoded by the coding sequence GTGCAACTAAAACTAGTATCTTGGAACGTCAATGGTCTCAGAGCTGTCGTTAAAAAGAACTTTCTAGATGTATTTTCTGAGATGGATGCAGATTTCTTCTGTCTCCAAGAAACGAAATTACAAGCGGGACAAATCGATTTAGAATTTGAGGGTTATGAGTCTTATTGGAATTATGCCGTTAAAAAAGGGTATTCTGGTACAGCTATCTTCACTAAGCATAAACCACTGTCTGTCCATTACGGACTCGGTATTGAAAACCACGATCAAGAAGGACGTGTGATTACATTGGAGTACACCGATTTTTGGTTGCTCACAGTCTATACGCCTAATTCTCAAAATGAACTGGCTCGTATCGGCTACCGGATGGAATGGGAAGATGACTTCCGCGCTTATTTGAAAAAGTTGGAAGAAACAAAACCGGTTATTGTTTGCGGTGATTTGAACGTCGCACATACTGAGATTGATTTGAAAAACCCAAAATCGAATCGAAAAAGCGCCGGTTTCAGTGATGAAGAACGTTCCAAATTTACGCAATTACTGGATTCTGGCTATATAGATACATTTCGTTTCTTCCATCCTGATGTCACGGGTCGCTATAGTTGGTGGAGTTACCGATTCAACGCTAGAAAGAACAATGCGGGTTGGCGAATCGATTATTTCCTTACTTCCCAAAATCTACAGAACAACCTCGTCAGTGCTGAAATACACGATTCGATTCTTGGCAGTGATCACTGTCCCGTTTCGCTTGTCGTTTCAATTTAA
- a CDS encoding ABC transporter permease — protein MTRSKNWFSAPYLLWLGLFVIIPVLLILYQSFFDVSGNFTLGNYAAYFTSGNYVAMTVNSFLYAFLITLVTFLISYPTALFLSRTKHKQLWLSLIILPTWVNLLLKAYAFIGIFSQSGSVNQFLTFFGFGSQQLLFTDFSFIFVASYIELPFMILPIYNSIMEINPSLQMASYDLGATRWETLRRVIFPLSMSGVRSGFQAVFIPSLSLFMLTRMIGGNRVITLGTAVEQHFLVTQNWGMGSTIGVILIVAMIVIMFLTGEKNTKGGKR, from the coding sequence ATGACACGTTCAAAAAACTGGTTTTCTGCCCCATATCTATTATGGTTAGGCTTGTTCGTAATTATTCCAGTATTACTGATTTTATATCAATCATTCTTTGATGTTTCGGGAAACTTTACCCTTGGAAATTATGCAGCTTACTTTACCTCTGGGAATTATGTGGCGATGACTGTCAATTCATTCTTGTATGCCTTTTTAATTACCTTGGTAACGTTCTTAATTAGTTACCCGACAGCTCTGTTTTTAAGCCGTACAAAACATAAGCAGTTGTGGCTGTCTCTGATTATCTTACCTACTTGGGTAAACTTGCTGCTTAAAGCCTATGCTTTCATTGGTATTTTCAGCCAAAGCGGCTCTGTGAATCAATTTCTGACATTCTTTGGTTTTGGTTCGCAACAATTATTATTCACGGACTTTAGTTTTATCTTTGTAGCTTCTTACATTGAACTACCCTTTATGATTTTACCGATTTACAACTCAATTATGGAAATCAATCCCTCATTGCAAATGGCCAGCTATGACTTGGGGGCAACGCGTTGGGAAACACTGAGACGTGTCATCTTCCCATTAAGTATGAGCGGCGTGCGCAGCGGGTTCCAAGCGGTCTTTATTCCATCATTGTCCTTGTTTATGCTAACGAGAATGATTGGTGGGAACCGAGTTATTACCTTAGGAACTGCGGTTGAACAACATTTCTTGGTTACGCAAAACTGGGGAATGGGTTCTACGATTGGCGTTATCCTGATTGTAGCGATGATCGTTATCATGTTCCTTACAGGTGAAAAGAATACTAAAGGAGGGAAAAGATAA
- the murB gene encoding UDP-N-acetylmuramate dehydrogenase codes for MQEYIKVAAELRSHFPDVLIKENEQLSSYTYTKTGGPVDALVFPRTKDEVQMIVTWAHENRVPLTTLGNSSNVIIRDGGIRGIVIILTDLNAITVKKNHIIVQSGASLIETSRRALNENLTGLEFACGIPGSIGGAVYMNAGAYGGEVESVIESVEVVTLTGERKLYSNKDMAFSYRHSAIQATGDIVLETTFALEKGKEDKIREKMAELTELRESKQPLEFPSCGSVFKRPTGYFTGKLIQDAGLQGKQWGGAQISMKHAGFIVNIDNATATDYIDLIAYIQKVIKEVYDVSLETEVRIIGEDPTVSTQEENI; via the coding sequence GTGCAAGAATATATAAAAGTAGCGGCGGAGCTACGCAGTCATTTTCCGGATGTTTTGATTAAAGAAAATGAACAACTTAGCAGTTATACATACACCAAAACGGGTGGACCAGTCGATGCTCTAGTTTTTCCAAGAACGAAAGATGAAGTGCAAATGATAGTAACGTGGGCACATGAAAATCGTGTTCCTCTGACTACTTTGGGCAATTCCAGTAACGTAATTATTCGCGATGGCGGAATTCGGGGCATAGTTATCATTTTAACTGATTTAAATGCCATCACAGTCAAAAAAAATCACATTATTGTACAGAGTGGTGCTTCCTTAATTGAAACATCCAGACGTGCTTTAAACGAGAATTTGACGGGCTTAGAATTTGCGTGTGGAATCCCTGGAAGTATCGGTGGAGCTGTTTATATGAACGCGGGTGCTTACGGTGGCGAAGTAGAATCAGTGATTGAATCCGTCGAAGTGGTAACCTTAACGGGTGAAAGAAAACTTTACTCAAATAAAGATATGGCATTCAGTTACCGCCACAGTGCGATTCAGGCCACAGGCGATATCGTTCTAGAAACAACATTCGCTTTAGAAAAAGGTAAAGAAGATAAAATTAGAGAAAAGATGGCTGAGTTGACGGAGTTACGTGAATCCAAACAACCGCTGGAGTTCCCTTCATGCGGAAGTGTCTTCAAACGTCCGACAGGCTATTTTACTGGTAAGTTGATTCAAGATGCGGGACTTCAAGGGAAGCAATGGGGCGGCGCTCAAATTTCAATGAAACATGCCGGTTTTATTGTGAATATCGATAACGCTACTGCAACCGATTATATTGATTTAATTGCGTATATCCAAAAAGTAATTAAAGAAGTTTACGATGTCAGCTTAGAAACAGAAGTGCGGATTATCGGGGAAGACCCGACAGTTAGCACTCAGGAAGAAAACATATGA
- a CDS encoding helix-turn-helix domain-containing protein, whose product MDIGKKLKELRLQKNLTQEELGERTDLTKGYISQLENGFSSPSMETFFAILEVLGTTPKDFFDPESSEQQIVYTKNDVTIFTDEEKGFSTSWLIPNSNDKEMEPVMLTLEPEGEFKQFPPSLSETFGYVMKGSIQVQLGEDTYIIKKGQSFYFEASEFHQLRNVASTQARVLLVVTDSYL is encoded by the coding sequence ATGGATATCGGAAAGAAGCTTAAAGAATTACGCTTGCAGAAGAATTTGACGCAAGAAGAACTCGGGGAACGTACCGATTTAACGAAAGGGTACATATCTCAATTAGAGAATGGCTTTAGTTCTCCTTCAATGGAAACTTTTTTTGCAATTTTGGAAGTGCTGGGCACGACTCCGAAAGATTTTTTTGATCCGGAAAGTTCCGAACAACAAATCGTTTATACCAAAAACGATGTAACAATCTTTACAGATGAAGAAAAAGGTTTTTCGACATCTTGGTTGATTCCCAACTCAAATGACAAAGAAATGGAACCTGTTATGTTAACATTGGAACCAGAAGGGGAGTTCAAGCAATTCCCACCATCTTTATCTGAAACATTCGGATACGTCATGAAGGGATCCATTCAAGTGCAATTAGGTGAAGATACCTATATAATAAAAAAAGGGCAATCTTTTTACTTCGAGGCTTCAGAATTCCATCAATTACGAAATGTGGCATCAACACAGGCACGTGTCCTGTTGGTAGTTACAGATTCTTATTTATAA
- a CDS encoding ABC transporter ATP-binding protein, whose product MKKPLITFQNFTFTYSDQTIPVLNELNVSINEGEKILVIGPSGSGKSTFARCLSGVLPNKDNNDFLGNIFIGEDNAKPFISNFLPNELAISMEESAVALHEKSRNLRSKPAVEPFQTYLGQKKLASMEWFLSKYPSLRNSNSRLSNHQFEKIKSAGFFVNDKPVLIFDEPLANLDPKSGDIAMRFIDELAEKTDTTIIIIEHRLEDALVYPFERLILFSEGRLMADGKPSDILKTDVLSEIGIREPLYVTAMRYAGVNLDSVNNLDNAQNINGPNLKEQMELWLSYLPKFQYSEKGKPLMELKDLNFQYPWNAHPILNHISLTFYEGEMVSLVGPNGSGKTTLAKLISGQEPIHEGKMFWKGEDVSTFSANDLATLIGYVPQNPLELITQSTIDEELAYRLRNRNFSEADISSRIEKVIRICSLQYIRKLPIAALSFGQLRRVAIGSVLVLDPELIIVDEPAAGQDLNSYTEIMNFLQSINLRGVSVLLVTHDIHLMLEYSKRAVVMAKGEVIADSTPVLVLATPEIIEAASLKETNLLTFAKQLNMTDPYGFTDKFIHYDRVARLF is encoded by the coding sequence TTGAAAAAGCCATTGATTACCTTTCAAAACTTTACATTTACCTATTCAGACCAGACGATACCTGTTCTCAACGAGTTAAATGTATCTATAAATGAAGGTGAAAAGATACTCGTTATTGGCCCAAGCGGATCTGGGAAATCCACCTTTGCTCGTTGTTTGTCAGGTGTATTACCGAATAAAGATAATAATGACTTTTTGGGAAACATATTCATCGGTGAAGATAATGCAAAACCCTTCATTTCAAACTTTTTACCCAACGAATTGGCTATCAGTATGGAAGAAAGTGCAGTGGCGCTTCATGAGAAGAGTCGTAATCTACGCTCAAAACCTGCTGTTGAGCCTTTCCAGACATATCTCGGACAAAAAAAGTTGGCAAGTATGGAATGGTTCTTAAGTAAATATCCATCACTAAGAAATAGTAATAGTCGCTTATCCAACCATCAGTTTGAAAAAATAAAATCGGCAGGTTTTTTCGTCAATGATAAACCTGTTTTGATTTTTGATGAACCACTGGCAAATCTGGATCCTAAATCTGGAGATATTGCGATGAGGTTTATTGATGAATTGGCTGAAAAGACGGATACAACGATTATAATTATCGAACATCGTTTAGAGGATGCATTAGTCTATCCTTTTGAGAGATTGATTCTATTTTCTGAAGGACGTTTGATGGCTGATGGAAAACCTTCGGATATATTAAAAACCGATGTCTTGAGTGAAATCGGAATTCGTGAACCCTTGTATGTTACAGCGATGCGTTATGCAGGCGTAAACCTGGATTCTGTCAACAATCTGGATAATGCACAAAATATTAATGGACCGAACTTAAAAGAACAAATGGAGTTATGGTTATCTTATTTGCCGAAATTCCAATATAGTGAAAAAGGGAAGCCGTTAATGGAATTAAAAGATCTTAATTTCCAATATCCATGGAATGCGCATCCGATTCTCAATCATATCAGTCTCACGTTCTATGAAGGCGAGATGGTCAGTCTGGTCGGTCCGAATGGTTCAGGTAAGACGACACTTGCAAAGCTCATTTCCGGACAAGAGCCAATTCATGAAGGTAAAATGTTTTGGAAGGGTGAAGATGTTTCGACCTTTAGTGCCAATGATTTAGCAACGTTGATTGGCTATGTGCCTCAGAATCCGTTGGAGCTCATTACACAGTCGACAATCGATGAAGAGTTAGCCTATCGTCTACGAAATCGCAACTTTTCTGAAGCTGATATTTCAAGTCGAATTGAGAAAGTCATTCGTATTTGCAGCTTGCAATATATTCGAAAGTTACCAATCGCAGCTCTTAGTTTTGGGCAGTTGCGTAGAGTGGCAATCGGTTCGGTACTAGTATTAGATCCGGAATTGATTATTGTGGATGAACCGGCAGCCGGCCAAGATTTGAACAGCTACACTGAAATAATGAACTTTTTACAATCGATTAACTTGCGTGGCGTCAGCGTTTTACTAGTTACGCATGACATTCATTTGATGCTCGAATATTCAAAGCGGGCAGTCGTTATGGCAAAAGGAGAAGTCATTGCGGATTCTACTCCTGTTTTAGTATTGGCAACACCAGAAATAATCGAAGCAGCGTCGTTAAAAGAAACGAATCTTTTAACCTTTGCCAAACAACTAAATATGACAGATCCCTACGGCTTTACCGATAAATTTATCCACTATGATCGGGTCGCACGTTTATTCTAA
- a CDS encoding IS3 family transposase, translating into MRDCLLKKVESFPGESRHLSRKAQTAVAYALKEEGFKLKDILSVVGIPSATYHYHAKQLGIADPDGALKELIRQLFFQFKERYGYKRLTKEMQKLGHCVNHKKVYRLMQEIGLKCVKFMRKSRKYNSYRGKVGTVAKNRLNRRFHTTIPLQKLVTDVTEFKCMGEEKLYFSPILDLYNGEVIAYSMNKRPTLDFVMKPLQEAVGIIRKHGTVRTTLHSDQGWQYQHNKWVKILKKNKLFQSMSRKATCADNAAMENFFGILKQEMYHGEKMVSYGELESRISEYIDWYNQVRSKEKLAGLSPVEYRTQTSQLAA; encoded by the coding sequence ATTAGAGATTGCTTACTTAAAAAAGTTGAAAGCTTTCCGGGAGAATCCAGACACCTTTCTCGAAAAGCACAAACAGCAGTGGCATACGCACTCAAAGAAGAAGGATTCAAACTGAAGGATATCCTTTCAGTAGTTGGAATCCCATCCGCAACGTACCATTACCACGCGAAACAACTGGGAATAGCGGACCCGGATGGGGCTCTAAAAGAGCTGATCCGACAGCTTTTCTTTCAGTTCAAAGAGCGGTATGGGTATAAACGACTCACGAAGGAAATGCAAAAACTGGGACATTGCGTCAACCACAAAAAGGTGTACCGCCTCATGCAAGAAATAGGTTTAAAATGTGTCAAGTTCATGCGGAAGTCTCGCAAGTACAATTCCTATAGAGGGAAAGTGGGAACCGTTGCGAAGAACCGACTGAATCGGCGCTTCCACACCACTATCCCCTTACAGAAACTCGTCACGGACGTCACTGAATTCAAGTGTATGGGGGAGGAGAAGTTATACTTTAGCCCTATTCTGGACTTGTATAACGGAGAGGTCATCGCCTACAGCATGAATAAGCGACCAACTCTGGACTTCGTGATGAAGCCCCTGCAGGAGGCCGTCGGCATCATTCGTAAACACGGCACCGTCCGCACGACCCTTCATTCGGACCAAGGGTGGCAGTACCAGCACAACAAGTGGGTTAAAATCTTGAAGAAAAACAAACTCTTTCAAAGCATGTCTCGGAAAGCAACGTGTGCTGATAATGCAGCGATGGAAAATTTCTTCGGCATTCTGAAACAGGAAATGTATCACGGAGAAAAAATGGTAAGTTATGGTGAGCTTGAATCAAGGATTTCCGAGTATATCGATTGGTACAACCAAGTTCGATCGAAAGAAAAATTGGCTGGCCTAAGTCCAGTAGAATACCGAACTCAAACCAGCCAATTGGCTGCATAA
- the tsaE gene encoding tRNA (adenosine(37)-N6)-threonylcarbamoyltransferase complex ATPase subunit type 1 TsaE, protein MIYTIETNNENETLALAQKLGELVQARDVILLEGDLGAGKTTFTKGLALGLGIEQVVKSPTYTIIREYTKGRLPLYHMDVYRLEEAGSDEMGLEEYFYGDGVSVVEWSKFIADELPPHYLLVQIDKTGYYLQNRLFTIESFGDRYEKLLEGWKTTNEN, encoded by the coding sequence GTGATTTATACAATTGAAACGAATAATGAAAATGAAACACTTGCTCTGGCACAGAAGTTGGGGGAATTAGTTCAAGCACGCGATGTTATCTTACTGGAAGGGGATTTGGGAGCTGGTAAGACGACTTTTACCAAAGGGTTGGCTCTCGGGTTAGGCATCGAACAAGTTGTAAAAAGTCCTACTTATACAATCATTCGGGAATATACCAAAGGACGTTTACCACTCTATCATATGGACGTCTATCGATTAGAAGAAGCAGGCAGTGACGAGATGGGATTAGAAGAATACTTCTACGGAGATGGCGTGAGTGTTGTAGAATGGTCGAAATTTATCGCCGATGAACTGCCTCCGCATTATTTACTCGTCCAAATTGATAAGACAGGTTACTATTTACAAAACCGTCTGTTTACTATCGAGTCATTCGGAGACCGTTATGAAAAACTATTAGAAGGTTGGAAAACTACAAATGAAAACTGA
- a CDS encoding GNAT family N-acetyltransferase, producing the protein MKTEKLEIIIREAIPSDAKDILEFSEQTGAETDFLVYGPEGLELSEAFEAMYLEGLIEKENAIMLVATIDNEELIGIASVGSNDKPKTQHVGEVGITVAKDFWGYGLGTALMEEVEIWAKESGIIRRLELTVHADNERAIALYEKMGYQREGVLSRAMFINDAFADGVMMSLLID; encoded by the coding sequence ATGAAAACTGAAAAATTAGAAATTATTATCCGAGAAGCTATTCCTTCAGACGCAAAAGATATTCTTGAGTTTAGTGAGCAGACAGGCGCTGAAACTGACTTTTTAGTTTATGGACCAGAAGGGCTTGAACTTTCAGAAGCATTTGAAGCCATGTATTTAGAAGGCCTAATCGAAAAAGAAAATGCCATCATGTTAGTTGCTACCATTGATAATGAAGAATTAATCGGTATTGCTTCAGTTGGTTCAAACGATAAACCTAAAACACAACATGTGGGAGAAGTGGGTATCACCGTAGCAAAAGATTTCTGGGGCTATGGATTAGGTACAGCATTGATGGAAGAAGTCGAAATTTGGGCAAAAGAATCAGGCATTATTCGCCGCCTGGAATTAACCGTCCATGCGGATAATGAGCGTGCGATTGCACTGTACGAAAAAATGGGTTACCAACGCGAAGGTGTGTTATCCCGTGCGATGTTTATTAATGACGCATTCGCTGATGGCGTCATGATGAGCTTACTGATAGACTAA
- a CDS encoding helix-turn-helix domain-containing protein, protein MAKYSEAFKLQVVQEYLDGPLGYSALAKKHAIPDAATVRKWVTFFQEFGLEGLKRKRKKTVYPVQFKVDVLHFMKETGASYSETAIAFGMNNPSLIANWNRAFQENGIKGLKPKQKGRPPMSRKPRKQPGKQAKSTSLSQEELERENELLRLEIAYLKKLKAFRENPDTFLEKHKQQWHTHSKKKDSN, encoded by the coding sequence ATGGCAAAATATAGTGAAGCATTCAAGTTACAAGTTGTGCAAGAATATCTGGATGGCCCGTTGGGATATAGCGCCTTGGCGAAGAAACATGCCATTCCTGATGCCGCAACCGTCCGAAAATGGGTGACATTTTTCCAAGAATTCGGGTTGGAAGGTCTGAAGAGGAAGCGGAAGAAGACGGTCTACCCTGTTCAATTCAAGGTGGATGTATTACACTTTATGAAAGAAACAGGCGCTTCTTATTCCGAAACGGCCATTGCCTTCGGCATGAACAATCCTTCCCTCATCGCCAACTGGAACCGGGCCTTCCAAGAGAACGGGATAAAAGGCCTGAAACCAAAACAAAAGGGGCGACCTCCCATGTCCAGAAAACCGAGAAAACAGCCGGGAAAACAAGCAAAGTCCACTTCTCTTTCCCAAGAAGAGCTGGAACGTGAAAATGAATTACTAAGATTAGAGATTGCTTACTTAAAAAAGTTGAAAGCTTTCCGGGAGAATCCAGACACCTTTCTCGAAAAGCACAAACAGCAGTGGCATACGCACTCAAAGAAGAAGGATTCAAACTGA
- a CDS encoding ABC transporter ATP-binding protein, with translation MANETIITLENVNKVYDDETVLHNIDFEIERGKFYTLLGPSGCGKTTILRLIAGFTEATNGMIRINNQVVNDIPPNKRRVNTVFQDYALFPHMNVFDNVAFGLSLKKLPKKEIEQRVKDALKMVQLSGYEKREIREMSGGQQQRVAIARAIINEPEVLLLDEPLSALDLKLRTEMQYELRDIQRRLGITFIFVTHDQEEALAMSDWIFVMNKGHIVQSGTPVDIYDEPINRFVADFIGESNIVPGRMVEDYRVSFVGKEFECADAGITPGEKIEIVIRPEDLELTTVDKGKLVVKVDTQLFRGVHYEIIGYDADGNEWMVHSTKRAEIGAEVGLYFNPQDIHVMRLGETEEEFDARLESYEE, from the coding sequence ATGGCAAATGAAACAATCATTACTTTGGAAAACGTCAATAAAGTATATGATGACGAAACAGTATTACATAATATAGATTTTGAAATTGAGCGTGGAAAGTTTTATACGCTACTTGGACCATCCGGTTGTGGTAAAACGACAATTCTTCGCTTAATTGCAGGTTTTACGGAAGCAACAAACGGGATGATTCGCATTAACAATCAAGTCGTTAATGATATCCCACCAAATAAAAGACGTGTGAATACGGTGTTTCAGGATTATGCATTGTTTCCACATATGAACGTATTCGATAACGTTGCATTTGGTCTTTCTTTGAAGAAGCTGCCTAAAAAAGAAATTGAGCAAAGAGTTAAAGATGCCTTGAAGATGGTCCAGTTATCCGGTTATGAGAAACGTGAAATCCGGGAAATGTCTGGTGGACAACAACAACGTGTAGCTATTGCGCGTGCGATTATAAACGAGCCGGAAGTGCTGTTACTGGATGAACCACTTTCCGCATTAGATTTGAAATTACGTACGGAAATGCAATACGAACTGCGGGATATTCAACGCCGTTTAGGTATTACGTTTATCTTTGTAACGCATGATCAAGAAGAAGCTTTAGCGATGAGTGACTGGATTTTTGTTATGAACAAAGGACATATTGTCCAAAGTGGTACGCCGGTTGATATTTATGACGAACCAATTAACCGCTTTGTTGCAGATTTCATTGGCGAAAGCAATATTGTTCCAGGCCGCATGGTGGAAGACTACCGTGTCAGCTTTGTTGGAAAAGAATTCGAATGTGCCGATGCCGGGATTACTCCAGGCGAAAAGATCGAGATTGTTATTCGTCCTGAAGACTTGGAATTGACAACAGTTGATAAAGGGAAATTGGTTGTGAAGGTTGATACCCAATTATTCCGTGGTGTGCATTATGAAATCATCGGTTACGATGCTGATGGAAATGAGTGGATGGTTCACTCTACGAAGCGTGCAGAAATAGGCGCAGAAGTTGGCCTGTATTTCAATCCGCAAGATATTCATGTTATGCGTTTAGGCGAGACAGAAGAAGAATTCGATGCGCGTCTTGAAAGCTACGAAGAGTAA
- a CDS encoding ABC transporter permease, with protein sequence MRLTSNSKWNNFYLIFVFVVLYAPIFYLIFYSFNEGGTMNNFTGFTWEHYQAVFEDTRLIGIVLNTLLVALLSALIATVVGTFGAIYIYYTRKMKTRRVLLSLNNILMVSPDVIIGASLLILFTLIGFSLGFASVLLAHVAFSIPIVVLMVLPRLYEMKDSMISAAQDLGANSWQVISRILLPSITPGILSGFFMAFTYSLDDFVVTFFVTGNGFSTLAVEIYSRARRGVSLEINALSALMFLFTLVLILGYNAIQIYGQRKRDKDVKAIGFTKNEVVEP encoded by the coding sequence ATGCGGTTAACCTCCAACTCTAAATGGAATAATTTCTATCTTATCTTTGTATTCGTCGTGTTGTATGCGCCGATTTTCTATTTGATTTTTTACTCCTTTAACGAAGGCGGTACAATGAATAATTTTACCGGCTTTACGTGGGAACATTATCAAGCTGTATTTGAAGATACTCGTTTAATCGGAATTGTGTTGAATACATTGTTGGTCGCTTTATTGTCAGCGTTAATTGCAACAGTCGTTGGTACATTTGGTGCGATTTACATCTACTACACGCGGAAAATGAAAACACGCCGGGTATTACTAAGCTTGAATAATATTTTGATGGTTTCCCCAGATGTTATTATTGGAGCAAGTCTGTTGATTTTATTCACCTTGATTGGCTTTAGCTTAGGCTTTGCCTCTGTCTTACTCGCTCACGTTGCGTTCTCGATTCCAATTGTTGTATTGATGGTATTGCCACGGTTATATGAAATGAAAGACTCGATGATTAGTGCAGCTCAAGATTTGGGCGCTAACTCTTGGCAAGTTATTTCGAGAATCTTGTTGCCAAGTATTACACCGGGAATTTTAAGTGGCTTCTTTATGGCCTTCACGTATTCTTTGGATGACTTTGTTGTAACATTTTTCGTAACTGGTAATGGCTTCAGTACCTTGGCAGTGGAGATTTACTCCCGTGCCCGTCGTGGAGTCAGCTTGGAAATTAATGCTTTGAGTGCATTGATGTTCCTGTTTACTCTAGTTTTGATTTTAGGTTACAATGCCATTCAAATATATGGGCAACGTAAACGTGATAAAGACGTTAAAGCCATTGGATTTACAAAAAACGAGGTGGTTGAACCATGA